A window of Kribbella sp. NBC_00382 genomic DNA:
CGAGGGTGATCAGGGCCAGCGTGCCGGCCTTGTTCGGCAGGACGACGTCGCGGCTCGGCGCCAGCGTGACGAGCTCGTCGTTCTCGATCGCCACGGCCTCGTCGATGAGGTCTTGCAAGCTCATGCCTTGTTCCCCTCGAAGTTCGGGTTCTCCCAGATGACGGTCCCGCCCATGCCGAGGCCGACGCACATCGTGGTCAGGCCGTACCGGACCTCGGGGCGCAGCTCGAACTGCTTGGCCAGCTGGGTCATCAGCCGGATGCCGGACGAGGCCAGCGGGTGGCCGTACGCGATCGCGCCGCCGTACGGGTTGACCCGTGGGTCGTCGTCGGCGATGCCGTAGTGCTCGAGGAACGCCAGCACCTGGACGGCGAACGCCTCGTTCACCTCGAAGGCCTGGATGTCGTCGATGGTCAGGCCGGCCAGCTTCAGCGCCTTCTCGGTCGCCGGTACCGGGCCGAAGCCCATCACCTCGGGCTCGACGCCGACGAAGCCGTACGAGACCAGCTTCATCTTCGGCTTCAGGCCGAGCTCCTCGGCTGCCTCGGCCGACGTCAGCAGGGCAGCTGTTGCGCCGTCGTTGATACCGGCCGCGTTGCCCGCCGTGACCCGGCCGTGCGGGCGGAACGGGGTCTTGAGCTTGGCCAGGTCCTCCAGCGTGGTGCCCGGGCGCATTGGCTCGTCGGCGGTCGCCAGGCCCCAGCCGTGCTCGGCCGAGCGGATCGCGATCGGGACCAGGTCCGGCTGGATCAGGTCGTTCGCGTACGCCTTGGCGGCGCGCTCCTGGGACAGTACGGCGAAGGCGTCGGTCCGGGCCTTGGTGATGCTCGGGTACCGGTCGTGCAGGTTCTCCGCGGTGGAGCCCATCACCAGCGCGCTGGTGTCGACGAGCTTCTCGGAGATGATCCGCGGGTTCGGGTCGACGCCCTCGCCCATCGGGTGCCGGCCCATGTGCTCCACACCGCCGGCGATCACCACGTCCTGGGCGCCGAAGGCGATCCCGGAAGCGAGCGTGGTCACCGCCGTCATGGCGCCGGCGCACATCCGGTCGATGGCGTAGCCGGGGGTGGTGTTCGGCAGGCCGGCCAGCAGGGCCGCGGTCCGGCCGATGGTCAGGCCCTGGTCGCCGATCTGGGTGGTGGCCGCGATGGCGACCTCCTCCACCTTCTCGGGCGGCAGCGACGGGTTGCGCCGGAGAATTTCCCGGATGCACTTGATCACCAGATCGTCGGCGCGCGTCTCGGCGTACAGGCCGGTGGCCTTGCCGTTTCCGAACGGGGTGCGAACGCCGTCGACGAAGACGACATCGCGGATCTCACGGGGCACGAGGCCCTCCTCTGGGTTCCAGGAGTGGGAGCACCCCCGATGCTACCCGCCGGTAACACTTCACCCCAACCCGCCACGCCTGTGCCGCTGCTCACAAGCCGATTCGAGTGACCCGTGGCGTCGGCGGGGTTTCGGGCGCATTCTGGGACGAGGAGCGTCTCAGGAGCCGCAATGAATAATTTCGAGCTTGCTGTCCCGGTTCTGTCGCGGGGCAAACATCGCAACCCTCGCAAGGGTGCCTGCTTCATGGAGTTCGCCTCGTACCTCGCGGGCGAGCCCTGGTCGGATCACCCGGCCTGTACCCATCCACTGCTGGCCGGAGTGGCCCGCGACGTCAACGACTGCACCACGGACGCAGGGCGGTCGCGCCTGGCTCCGATGATCCCCTCGGTGATCGGGCTGGTCCCGGAGGACCCGCACGTCGTACCGATGGTGACGGCGATCTGCATCCAGCACGCGTTGCCAGTGGTGTCGCAGGAGCGGCAGTACATCCTGGCGGTCGCACTGCTGGTGGGGGAGCGCCACCTGGCCGCGCTGGACGGCCGCCCGCTCGACAGTCTGCGGCCTGAGGCTCAGGAGGCGCTGGACGGAGTACCGGCGGCTACCAAGTGGGCCAGGACCTTCACTGCCCGGCCACACCGCGGTACTCCGGACTTCGAGCGCCGGACGGCTCCACGGGCTGTCTCGTGTGCCGTGGAGGGCATTTCGCAGGCCTGCGTGTCCAACCCGGACGAGCGGCTCTATGAACTCCTTCGAGCAACCATCGCGGAGTCCGAGCGCTGGATGCCTGCGCCGGTAGCCCCGGTGTCGCAACGGGAGACTGTAGAGGCGAAGTAGGCTCCAAGGTGTGACCTTGGAGATTGATACCGGCTCAGGGTTGATGCCGGCACACGAGTGGGGACCTGCCAACGGATCCGGGCCCGGCATCCTGCTGCTGCAGGAGATCTTCGGGATCTCCGACTACATCAAGCAGCGGGCCGAGGACCTGGCTTCACTCGGGTACTACGTGATCGCACCGGAGATCTACTGGCGCCTGGACAATGCCGAGCTAGACGAGTCGGGTCCGGACCTGCTGGGCCAGGCGGTCGGGCTGATGCAGCAGGTCGACTGGCCGACCGCCGTGTCGGACTCGGTGGCCGCGCTCGACTACCTGCGCAGTCGTGAACAGGGCGTCGGCATCGTCGGGTTCTGCTTCGGCGGGGGACTGGCCTTCAATGTGGCCGCCGTGTCGTCTCCCGACGTACTGGTGAGCTACTACGGCTCCGCCCTGCCGCAGTTGCTGGAGCTCGCTCCCGACGTCGACACGGTCAGCCTGCATCACTTCGGTGACGCCGATGACTACCTGACCGACATCGACAAGCTCGTCGAGGCCCTTGACGGTCCCGAGAACGAGATCTACCGCTATCCCGGAGCCGGGCACGCCTTCGACAACCCGATGCCCGCCTTCCACCACGCCGCGGCCTCAGCCCTCGCGTGGAGCCGTACCGAAGACTTCCTCAACCGCCACCTGCCAACCGCTTAAGGATTTTGATGAGCCTGTACGACATTCCGCTGCAGACCCTGTCCGGCGCCGACACCTCGCTGGCCGAGTACAAGGGCAAGGCCGTGCTCGTCGTGAACGTCGCCTCCAAGTGCGGCCTCACCCCGCAGTACGAGGGCCTGGAGAACCTGCAGAAGCGCTACGAGAGCCGCGGCTTCACCGTGCTCGGCGCGCCCTGCAACCAGTTCGGCGGCCAGGAGCCCGGCACCGCCGAGGAGATCGAGACCTTCTGCTCGACGACGTACGGCGTGACGTTCCCGATGCTCGACAAGCTCGAGGTCAACGGCGACGACCGGCACGCCCTGTACTCCGAACTGACCCTGACCCCCGACGCGGAAGGCGCCGCCGGCGACGTCCAGTGGAACTTCGAGAAGTTCCTCCTCACCCCCGAGGGCACCGTCGCCGCCCGCTTCCGCCCGCAGACCCTCCCCGAGTCGGACGAGGTCATCACCGCAATCGAATCCCAGCTCCCGGCCTGATCGTCCCGAGGCTCGGCGTCCCGGCGCCGAGCCTCGCTGCGTCAGCGCCCTCTGCCTCGCCGGCGTCAGCCTCGTGGCTGGATTCGGGTGCTGTTGATTGCCGCGACCAGGAGCAGGGCCGCGGCCGATCCGAGGCTGATCCGCAGCCCGGTGAGGAAGGTGTCCGGGTTGGCGATCAGGGCGCCGAAGACGGCGATGGCGACTGCTCCGCCGATCTGGCGGAAGGTGTTGAACACGGCGCTGGCGGTTCCTGCCCGCTCGGCCGCGACACCTTCGAGCACGACTCCGGTGATCGAGGGCATCGCCAACGATCCGCCGGCGCCGATCGGCACGACGCAGAGGGCGGTCACGACCGGCGACTCCAGCGGTGCCGAGACGAGCAGGGCCAGGAGTCCGGCGGTCATCGACAGCAGCCCGGCCACGACCGGGACCCGCGCTCCGAACCGGTTGGTGATCGGGCCACTGGCGAGGTTCCCGGCGATCGCGAAGAAAGCGGAGGGCAAGAACGCCAGCCCGGCGTGCAGCGGCGACAATCCGAGGTGCTGCTGGAGGTACAGGCTGACGACGAACACGTTGCCGTAGTTGCCGACCATGAAGGCGAACCCGACGGGCAGGGCCAGTCGGAAGCCGCGCGCCCGGAACAGTTCCAGCGGCATCATCGGGTGCCGGCCACGGGCCTGAACGGCCAGGAAGGCGGCGAGGGTGATCACGGCGCTCGCGAGCGCGGCGACGACGGCGGGATGGGTGAACCCGCGATGGCCGCCTTCGATGAGTCCGTAGACCAGGGTGGACAAGGCAACGACGGCGAGGATCTGGCCGGCCCAGTCGAACCGGGACGGTCGGGTGGGCGAGGCGGCCACCGCGACCAGGAAGGCGACCATGCCGACGCAGACGGGCAGGTTGATCGTGAAGACCCACCGCCAGTCGAGAGTCGTGAGCAGCCCGCCGAGAGGTTGTCCGACCAGTCCGGCGACGGCGCCGCCGACCGCCCAGACGCCGAGCGCACGGGCTCGGCGGCGTGGGTCGGGGAACGCTTCACGCAGCAGGGCCATCGACGCCGGCAGCATGATCGCGGCGGCAGCGCCTTGCGCACAGCCGGCGGCGACCAGTACGCCGATCGTGGGCGCGGCCGCACAGGCGGCCGAGGCCAGTCCGAACCCGACGATGCCCGCGCCGAGAGCCTTCTTCGCGCCGATCCGATCCGACAGGTTGCCCGCGAACAGCAGCAGCGCGGCGAACAAGAGGGTGTAGCCGTCGATCGTCCACTGCTGGCCGGTCGTTCCGCCGCCGAGCTCGGTCCTGATCCGGGACAGGGCGACGTTGACGATCGAGATGTCCAGCGTGATCAGGAAGAAGCCCAGTGAGGCGATCGTGATGACGATCCGCGCATGCGGCGCATCCGGGATGGCTGCGTCCTCGGTCGGGCGGCTCGGCTCTGCGTCGGTACGTGACAAGGCATTCCGCTCTGCGCACAGTTGCGCGGTCGGTCTCGATACATCAGCTCGCGTACCGAGTCTCCCAAATTCGCTCGCGACAAGGCAGGTACTGCGATTACCCCGGTTCATGTCCGCACAGTGCGGCTGGGCTCCCTAGAGCTGCAACATTGGTTGCTGTTTCTGGGACAGTGGGTGGATGGGCGAACAACCGGCGTACCAGGCGGTGCTTGACGAGGTGGGGGAGCGGCTGCGGCGGTTGCGGGCGCAGCGGGGGATCACGCTGGCGGTACTGGCCGAGACGACCGGTATTTCGAAGAGCACCTTGTCGCGGCTGGAGTCGGGCCAGCGTCGGCCGAGTCTGGAGTTGCTGTTGCCGCTCGCAACGGCGTACCGGGTGCCGTTGGACGAACTGGTCGGGGCTCCCGAGGTGGGTGATCCCAGGGTGCAGTTGAAGCCGCATAAGTCGGCGAGCGGGGAGACGTTCGTGCCGCTGTCCCGTGCGCCGGGGCCGCTGCAGGCGTACAAGCTGATCGTTCCGGATCGCGGGACCGAGCCGAAGCTCCGCAGCCACGAGGGTTATGAGTGGCTGTACGTGCTGCACGGACGGCTGCGGGTGGTGCTCGGCGAGCATGACGTCGTGCTCGGGTCCGGCGAGGTCGCGGAGTTCGACACAAAGGTCCCGCACTGGTTCGGCAGTGCGGACGGCCGGCCGGTGGAGGTGCTCAGCCTGTTCGGCCGGCAAGGCGAACGCATGCACGTCCGCGCGAAAACCACCGACTGAAAGCGCAGAAGCTAGGGAGCCTCGGGCTCGGTCGGTTCCAGCGGCGCACTCGGGGCGGCCTCGGTCGCGAGGGCGTCGGTGAGGACCTCGGCGGTGAGACCGATCTGCCAGTCGCGGGCGTTGTGTTCGCGCAGGAACGTCGACACCGCCGTGAGGTCCGCGTCCGCTGGCGGGGTCCAGGCGAGCCGCCGGATCGTGTCGGGGGAGAGCAGGTTCTCCGTAGGCAGTCGGTGCGATTCGGCGATCTCGCTGACGGCCGAGCGCGCTGCCGACAGCCGAGCGGCCGCGTCGGGGTCGCGATCCGCCCAGGCGCGAGCCGGTGGCGGTCCGTCGTACCGGGGGCCTTGCTTGGGGAGCTCGCTGTCGGGCAGGCGGCGAGCGTGGTCGATCGCCTCCCACCAAGTGCGCATGTGGCGATGAGCGCCGCGCCCCTTGAAGGCGGTCAACTTCTGCAACGTGTCGCGATCGACCGGCATCGCGGCGGCCGCCTCGACGATGGCCGCGTCCGGCAGGATGCGGCCGGGGGAGATGTCGGCGGACTCGGCGATCTGGTCGCGCGCTTCCCACAACGCCCGTACCACGGCCAGGCTGCGGCGGTTGCGGACGCGGTGCATGCCCGACGTCCGTCGCCACGGATCCGGCTTGGGCTCACGCGGCGGAGCGTTCAGGATCGCGAGGAACTCCTGCTGCGCCCACTCCCACTTGCCCTCGCGGCGCAGCTCGGCCTCGATCGCGTCGCGCAGCTCGATCAGCATCTCGACGTCGAGCTGGGCGTAGATCAGCCACGGCCCGGGCAGCGGACGCGTCGACCAGTCGGCCGCCGAGTGCTCCTTGCGCATCTTGTAGCCCAGTACTTCGCTGACGAGCGACGCCAGCCCGACCTTGGGGTAACCGAGCAGCCGGCCGGCCAGCTCGGTGTCGAAGACGGTCTGCGGGACCATCCCGACCTCGGCCAGGCAGGCCAGGTCCTGGTTCGCCGCGTGGATGATCCACTCCGCGTCGACGATCGCGTCGCCGAGCGAGGACAGGTCGCCGAACGGGATCGGGTCGACCAGCGCCGAGCCGGAACCCTCCCGGCGCAGCTGGACCAGGTACGCGCGGTGCGAGTAGCGGTAGCCGGAGGCCCGTTCGGCGTCGACGGCCACCGGGCCGGTGCCGGAGCGGAAGGCTTCGACGACCTCGGCCAGGGCCGGGTCGGTATCGATCACGTCGGACAGTCCGTCGCGCAGTTCGAGCAGAGGCTGTTCCTCGGCCGGGTCGTCCGGCACGGGCGGCTGCTGCTGGGTCTCGGCCGGGCTCATCGGCCCCGCTGACCGCGCCGGGTCGGCATCGCGACCACCCCCGGCGGTACCGGCGGGAGTCCCGCCGCCGTACAGAGCACCTCGCCCCAGGCCTCGGCATGGTGACTCACGTCGACCATCCCGTCCGGTCCGGGGACAGGACTCCAGGACGCACGGATCTCGATCTCAGCCGTCGCGTCGTCATCGGCCATCCCGCCGAAGCTCTCGGATACCACCCTCGTGACGGTACCGCTCGGGGCCAGGTACTCCGCGCCCCGGTCGGCCAGTGCCTCCATCAGCCAGGTCCAGCCCACGCCACCGAGCAGCGCGTCCGTCACCATCTCCGGTTCGACGGCGGCACGCACATACGCGACACAGCGGAAGGTCGACTGCCAGGCGTCGTTCCCCGCGGGGTCGTAGAGGACGACCAGCCGGCCGGTGGCGACATCATCGCCATCGACCGTCACGTCAGCGCTGACCGCCGCCGCATGCGGTGCGATCCGCTGCGGTGCGGGCATCTCCTCGACGAACACCTCGGGCCGGAACCGGGCCTCACGCAACTGAGTGAGGGCCTCGGCGAACTCCGCGGGTGGCGCGTCGACCTGCTTGCGGGCACCCATGCTTCGCAGCCTACGACTGATTACTCACCGACGCCGGTGACGACGCGCCGGTGACAGGTTCCGGGCATGGGATCATCGGACCTGTGCCCGTGACGCAACCTGCCCAATCACCCACCGCTACCAGTGCCCTACCGGAGTCCGCCTTCCTGCGGGCCGCCCGGGGTGAACCGGTCCCGCACACGCCTGTCTGGTTCATGCGCCAGGCGGGTCGCTCGCTGCCGGAGTACCGGGCGATCCGCGAAGGCACGACGATGCTCGAGTCCTGTATGCGGCCCGACCTCGTCGTGGAGATAACGCTGCAGCCGGTACGCCGTTACGGCGTCGACGCGGCGATCTTCTACTCCGACATCGTGACGCCGCTGAAGTCGACCGGCTTCGGTGTCGAGATCAAGCCCGGTGTCGGCCCGGTGGTCGCGGACCCGATCCGGGACCTGGCCGGTCTGGATGCGGTTCGGCCGGTCACTGAGGCCGACGTTCCGTACATCATCGAGTCGGTGCAGGAGCTGGTGTCGCAGCTCGGTGGGACTCCGTTGATCGGGTTCGCCGGGGCGCCGTTCACGGTCGCGTCGTACCTGGTCGAGGGTGGGCCGAGCAAGGACCACGCGAAGACGAAGGCGCTGATGCATGGCGACCCCAAGCTGTGGCACGCGCTGGCGGATCGGCTGGCGGATGTGGCGATCGCCTATCTGTCGGTGCAGATCGAGGCGGGTGCGTCGGCGGTCCAGCTGTTCGACTCGTGGGCCGGCGGGTTGTCGGCGCGCGACTATGCGGAGTTCGTGCAGCCGCATTCGGCGAAGGTTTTTGCTGCACTCGAGCAGTACGGCGTACCGCGGCTGCACTTCGGGGTGAACACGGGCGAGCTGCTCGGGCTGATGAGCGAGGCCGGCGCGGATGTCGTCGGTGTTGACTGGCGAGTGCCGCTGGATGAGGCCGTACGCCGGATCACCGCGGCCGGCGGTTCGCCGAAGCCGGTCCAGGGCAACCTCGACCCGGCCCTGCTGATCGCCGGCTGGGACGCCATCGAGCCCGAGATCGACCGCATCCTGGCCGAGGGCAAAGCCGCCCCGGGCCACATCTTCAACCTCGGCCACGGCGTCCCCCCGACGACCGACCCTGACGTCCTCCACCGAATCGTCAAGGCGGTCCAGGAGAAGTCCGCCCGTGGTTGATGGAGGTCTGCCGGGCGGAGCTCGGTTGGAGCGTCTACGGGTTGAGCACGGACCGGCGCTGCTGGCGTTCGAGGTGGAGAACCGGGCGTACTTCGCCGGCTTCATCTCCGATCGTGGGGATGCGTTCTTCGCGGAGTTCGATGAGCGGCTGGCGGCTCTGCTCGGGTATCAGGCGGACGGGACGGATCATCCTCATGTCTTGGTCACTGACTCGGGTGAGGTGGTCGGCCGGGTGAATCTGGTCGATGTGACGGACGGGTCAGCCGAGCTCGGGTACCGGATCGCGGAGAAGGCGGCCGGGAAGGGGCTGGCGACGGCGGCCGTGCGGGAGGTCTCTGCGCTGGCGGCGGGGGAGTACGGGCTGCGGGAGTTGCGGGCAGGGACGAACCTGGACAACGCGGCCTCCCGGGCGATTCTCGAGCGGACCGGATTCGTACCGGTCGGGGAGCGGGACTACGGCGGCCGGCCGGGGATCGAGTACGTGCTGGCTTTGACCGTCTGATCTGATGGGGCTGTGGAGCGTCGTTCGGTAGTTGTCGTCGGTGGCGGGATCAGTGGGCTGGCTGCGGCACACGCGTTGGCGAGTGGACCCAACCCGCCGAAGATCACCGTGCTGGAGTCGTCGCCACGCCTCGGCGGGAAGCTGGCAGGAGCCGAGCTGGAAGGCGTCCCGGTGGACCTCGGTGCGGAGTCTGTACTCGCCCGCCGGCCCGAAGCTGTCGAGCTGATCAAGGCCGTGGGGCTGGGGGACGACCTGGCGCACCCGGCAACGACCTCGGCCGGGCTCTGGATCGGCGACCGCATCCGCGCCATCCCGCCGACGGTCATGGGCGTACCGACCGACTCCTCATCGACGGTCGATGTCCTCGGCGAGGAGGCGGCCGAGGTGGTCGCGCACGAGCCCGAGCTGGCGGCGCCTGCGTTGACGGAGGACGTCGCGATCGGACGGTTCGTCGCCGAGCGGATGGGTGCAGCCGTCTCCGACCGGCTCGTCGACCCGCTGCTTGGTGGGGTCTACGCCGGCCGTGCCGAGGAGATCTCGCTGGCGGCCGCAGTACCGGAGCTGTACGCCAAGCTGAAGACGGCTCCGAGCTTGCTGGCGGCAACGGCCGAGTTGCGGGAGATCGGCCAGCGCCGCAACACACCTGGCGCACCTGTCTTCGCAGGCATCGTCGGAGGCATCAACAGGCTGATCACCGCCCTAGAAGCCGAACTGGTGGCCCGCGGTGTCCACATCCAGCGCAGCGCGACCGTACGCCGGATCCGCCGCACTCCAGACGGCTACGAGCTGGAGTCCGGCCCAGTGCCCGCTCCGACCTTCCTCAAGGCCGACGCGATCGTCATAGCCGTCCCCGCAGCCCCGGCGGCCCGCATGCTCGCCGACGTGGTCCCGCAAGCCTCTACCGAGCTCGCAGCCATCCAGTACGCGAGCATGGCGATCGTCACCCTCGCAGTACGCAAGGCGGACTGGCCGGCGGGTACAACCGGCTCCGGCTTCTTGGTGCCGTCCGTCGAGGGCCGCACGATCAAGGCGTCGACCTACTCCCACGCCAAGTGGCAGTGGTCCGCCGATGCCGGGGGAGACCTCGCGGTACTCCGCTGCTCCGTCGGCCGCCTCGGCGAGGAGTACGTGCTCCAGCGGTCGGATGAGGAGCTCGCAGCCCTCGCAGCCGCCGACCTACGAGCCGCCATAGGCCTTCAGGCGCCCGTAGTCGGTTCCTTGGTGACCAGGTGGGGTGGTGGGCTTCCGCAGTACGCCGTGGGGCACCTGGACCGCGTTGACCGGGTAGAGGCGGCCGTTGCTGGTCAACCTGGGCTGGCCGTGTGCGGAGCGGCGTACCGGGGTGTTGGGATCGCTGCCTGCGTCGCCAGTGCTGGAAAGGCGGCAAGCCAGGTGCAAGCGCATCTGCGCAGGTGATTCCCGCGGGTAGTGACTGTTGTCACGAAGAGTAGGAGCAACCCGGGTGCACGCTTGGGCGGATCCATTGGTGACAATGGCTGGGTGACCGAGACGAAGCCGAAGGCGCGCGAGCTGAACAATGTGATCCGCTACACCATGTGGTCGGTGTTCAAGGTGGAGACGCCGCTCGGTGAGGCCGATCGCGAGGAGCTGGCGGCGGAGCTCGAGGAGGCGCTGGGCAAGCTCGGTGCCGACGAGGATGTGGTGATCCGCGGCTGGTACGACGTGGAGGGCTTCCGCGCCGACGCCGACTTCATGGTCTGGTGGCACGCGCCGACGTCCGACGCGCTGCAGAAGGCCTACCACCAGCTGCGTCGCTCGCGGCTCGGGCGGCACCTCGCGCCGATCTGGTCGCAGTTCGCACTGCACCGGCCGGCCGAGTTCAACAAGAGCCACATCCCGGCGTTCCTGGCCGACGAGGAGGCGCGGGCTTACATCTGCGTCTACCCGTTCGTGCGGTCCTACGAGTGGTACCTGCTGCCCGACGAGGAGCGCCGGTTCATGCTCGCCGAGCACGGCAAGATGGCGCGCAGCTACCCCGACGTCCGGGCGAACACCGTGGCGTCGTTCGCGCTCGGCGACTACGAGTGGATGCTCGCCTTCGAGGCCGACGAGCTGCACCGGATGGTCGACCTGATGCGTGACCTGCGGGCGTCGACGGCTCGTCGCCACGTGCGCGAGGAGGTCCCCTTCTACACCGGCAAGCGGACCGACCTCGGTGACCTGATCGCGAACCTGGCCTGACGATGGAGCGCAAAGCCTTCCCGGTCCTGTACGTCACCGACGTCCGCCGGTCACTCGAGTTCTACGCCCTGCTCGGCTACGAGTCCCGGTACCAGTTCCCGCTGGAAGGCGATCCACACTACGTCGGCCTCGAACGCGGCGACTCCTCGCTGGGAATCGCCGACGCCAACTGGCCCGAGGCCCAACTCGGCATCACCGTCGGCACGGCGCCCCGCTTCGAACTCTTCGTCTACGTCGACGACGTCGAAGCCACCGTGGAGACCTTCCGCACGGCCGGCCACCCGATCCTCCAGCAGCCGGCCACCATGCCCTGGGGTGAACGCCAGGCCTACGTCTCCGACCCGGACAACAACCCGGTCGCCCTGGCCACCCCGATCTGAGTTACTCCGCGGGAGCCAGCGCGAGGCTGACGGAATTGATGCAGTAGCGGAGGTCGGTGGGGGTGCCGTAGCCCTCGCCTTCGAAGACGTGGCCGAGGTGGGAGCCGCAGTTCGCACAGCGGACCTCGACGCGCTTCATGCCCAGGTCGTGGTCCTCGATGTACTCGACCCGGTCCTCGGCGAGCGGGGCGAAGAAGGACGGCCAGCCGCAGTGCGAGTCGAACTTGGTCTCGCTGCGGAACAGCTCCGCGTCACACGCGCGGCACTTGTAGACGCCGATGGTCTTGGTGTCGGTGTATTCGCCGGTGAACGGACGCTCGGTACCGGCCTTGCGAAGGACCTGGAACTCCGCGGGAGACAGCTTCGCGCGCCACTCCTCGTCGGACTTCTGTACTGCGTACTGCCTGGTGCTCTCTGTCATGTCCCCATTATCGGCGGCCGGTCAACCAAAACCCCGCGCTGTCCGCCGACGTAAGCGTGCCGCAATCGCCGGGGCCTGTCCGCCCCAGTGGGACAGGCCCCGGCGATGCGGCAGCTCACCTCAGTTGACGCTGACCGCCGTCCAGGCAGTCGCCACGGCGGCCCGCTCGGCGCTGGCGGCGCCGTACAGGTCGGTGGCCGCGTTGAGCGTCGCGACCCGCGCCTGGGCGTACGTCGTACCGGTGGTGAAGTACGTCGTCAGTGCCCGGTACCAGATCTTGGCGGCCTTGGCCTCCGTGATCCCGTTGAAGGTCGACCCGGTGCAGCTGCTGCCGTTGTGCGGCAGACCGCCGATGGTCTTGGGGC
This region includes:
- a CDS encoding thiolase family protein; this translates as MPREIRDVVFVDGVRTPFGNGKATGLYAETRADDLVIKCIREILRRNPSLPPEKVEEVAIAATTQIGDQGLTIGRTAALLAGLPNTTPGYAIDRMCAGAMTAVTTLASGIAFGAQDVVIAGGVEHMGRHPMGEGVDPNPRIISEKLVDTSALVMGSTAENLHDRYPSITKARTDAFAVLSQERAAKAYANDLIQPDLVPIAIRSAEHGWGLATADEPMRPGTTLEDLAKLKTPFRPHGRVTAGNAAGINDGATAALLTSAEAAEELGLKPKMKLVSYGFVGVEPEVMGFGPVPATEKALKLAGLTIDDIQAFEVNEAFAVQVLAFLEHYGIADDDPRVNPYGGAIAYGHPLASSGIRLMTQLAKQFELRPEVRYGLTTMCVGLGMGGTVIWENPNFEGNKA
- a CDS encoding dienelactone hydrolase family protein, producing MTLEIDTGSGLMPAHEWGPANGSGPGILLLQEIFGISDYIKQRAEDLASLGYYVIAPEIYWRLDNAELDESGPDLLGQAVGLMQQVDWPTAVSDSVAALDYLRSREQGVGIVGFCFGGGLAFNVAAVSSPDVLVSYYGSALPQLLELAPDVDTVSLHHFGDADDYLTDIDKLVEALDGPENEIYRYPGAGHAFDNPMPAFHHAAASALAWSRTEDFLNRHLPTA
- a CDS encoding glutathione peroxidase, which encodes MSLYDIPLQTLSGADTSLAEYKGKAVLVVNVASKCGLTPQYEGLENLQKRYESRGFTVLGAPCNQFGGQEPGTAEEIETFCSTTYGVTFPMLDKLEVNGDDRHALYSELTLTPDAEGAAGDVQWNFEKFLLTPEGTVAARFRPQTLPESDEVITAIESQLPA
- a CDS encoding MFS transporter, which translates into the protein MSRTDAEPSRPTEDAAIPDAPHARIVITIASLGFFLITLDISIVNVALSRIRTELGGGTTGQQWTIDGYTLLFAALLLFAGNLSDRIGAKKALGAGIVGFGLASAACAAAPTIGVLVAAGCAQGAAAAIMLPASMALLREAFPDPRRRARALGVWAVGGAVAGLVGQPLGGLLTTLDWRWVFTINLPVCVGMVAFLVAVAASPTRPSRFDWAGQILAVVALSTLVYGLIEGGHRGFTHPAVVAALASAVITLAAFLAVQARGRHPMMPLELFRARGFRLALPVGFAFMVGNYGNVFVVSLYLQQHLGLSPLHAGLAFLPSAFFAIAGNLASGPITNRFGARVPVVAGLLSMTAGLLALLVSAPLESPVVTALCVVPIGAGGSLAMPSITGVVLEGVAAERAGTASAVFNTFRQIGGAVAIAVFGALIANPDTFLTGLRISLGSAAALLLVAAINSTRIQPRG
- a CDS encoding helix-turn-helix domain-containing protein — its product is MGEQPAYQAVLDEVGERLRRLRAQRGITLAVLAETTGISKSTLSRLESGQRRPSLELLLPLATAYRVPLDELVGAPEVGDPRVQLKPHKSASGETFVPLSRAPGPLQAYKLIVPDRGTEPKLRSHEGYEWLYVLHGRLRVVLGEHDVVLGSGEVAEFDTKVPHWFGSADGRPVEVLSLFGRQGERMHVRAKTTD
- a CDS encoding HRDC domain-containing protein translates to MSPAETQQQPPVPDDPAEEQPLLELRDGLSDVIDTDPALAEVVEAFRSGTGPVAVDAERASGYRYSHRAYLVQLRREGSGSALVDPIPFGDLSSLGDAIVDAEWIIHAANQDLACLAEVGMVPQTVFDTELAGRLLGYPKVGLASLVSEVLGYKMRKEHSAADWSTRPLPGPWLIYAQLDVEMLIELRDAIEAELRREGKWEWAQQEFLAILNAPPREPKPDPWRRTSGMHRVRNRRSLAVVRALWEARDQIAESADISPGRILPDAAIVEAAAAMPVDRDTLQKLTAFKGRGAHRHMRTWWEAIDHARRLPDSELPKQGPRYDGPPPARAWADRDPDAAARLSAARSAVSEIAESHRLPTENLLSPDTIRRLAWTPPADADLTAVSTFLREHNARDWQIGLTAEVLTDALATEAAPSAPLEPTEPEAP
- a CDS encoding DUF3000 domain-containing protein: MGARKQVDAPPAEFAEALTQLREARFRPEVFVEEMPAPQRIAPHAAAVSADVTVDGDDVATGRLVVLYDPAGNDAWQSTFRCVAYVRAAVEPEMVTDALLGGVGWTWLMEALADRGAEYLAPSGTVTRVVSESFGGMADDDATAEIEIRASWSPVPGPDGMVDVSHHAEAWGEVLCTAAGLPPVPPGVVAMPTRRGQRGR
- the hemE gene encoding uroporphyrinogen decarboxylase, producing the protein MPVTQPAQSPTATSALPESAFLRAARGEPVPHTPVWFMRQAGRSLPEYRAIREGTTMLESCMRPDLVVEITLQPVRRYGVDAAIFYSDIVTPLKSTGFGVEIKPGVGPVVADPIRDLAGLDAVRPVTEADVPYIIESVQELVSQLGGTPLIGFAGAPFTVASYLVEGGPSKDHAKTKALMHGDPKLWHALADRLADVAIAYLSVQIEAGASAVQLFDSWAGGLSARDYAEFVQPHSAKVFAALEQYGVPRLHFGVNTGELLGLMSEAGADVVGVDWRVPLDEAVRRITAAGGSPKPVQGNLDPALLIAGWDAIEPEIDRILAEGKAAPGHIFNLGHGVPPTTDPDVLHRIVKAVQEKSARG
- a CDS encoding GNAT family N-acetyltransferase yields the protein MERLRVEHGPALLAFEVENRAYFAGFISDRGDAFFAEFDERLAALLGYQADGTDHPHVLVTDSGEVVGRVNLVDVTDGSAELGYRIAEKAAGKGLATAAVREVSALAAGEYGLRELRAGTNLDNAASRAILERTGFVPVGERDYGGRPGIEYVLALTV